The window GGAGCTGAGAAAGAGATTCGGCTGCTTGGAGACCTCGCAGATATCGGCATGCTTCGTGATCGCCCAGAAGGGCGGATAGCCGGGAGCGTTGCACGGATGGACCGGCGATTCCCGCCGGAGCTCGGTGAAGGTGCCATGCGGAGTCCCTTGGTCCGCATAGGACTGGGGGTCGATCAGATCGAGACCATTGGTGAGTGCCACGCGTTCTACTCCTTCGCCGGTTCGATGGTGTGTGCCGCTTCGTGGTGCTGGCGTAATAGATCTGCCCCAAAATCACCAGTCGGATCACGCCAGAGTACGTGAATGTGCCTCGCATCATCGACGGTGTTGTCGAACTCGATCAGCAGGGTCGGGCCCTGCAGTCGATAGTAGATCTCCTCGCCCGGCGTAGTGGAACCCGCCCAAGCGAAATGAAGGGACTCCCGACCCGCGGCATCGATGCGCGCCCTCTCGCTCGACGCGATCCGGGTCGACACGTTCTCGAAATACGCCTCGAGGAGTGCGTTCAGGAGCCGCTTCTGATCGGGAGTCAAAGCGTCTCCGGGAATGCCGACCGGCGGAAGGTTCGGATCGACCCGCTCCCCGCCCCCGACGAAGAGATCGCGATCGAGCTCAAGGGGGAGAGTTGCGCGTTCCCGTTGCTGGGCGTCTAGAGAGAGATAGAGAGCCCGCGCCGTATCTTCTTCCTTCGCGAGAACCCGAAGTCCGGCGGGCCCTATTCCACCGGGCGGAACCTCTCTCGGCTGTCCGCCGAAGAAGAGCGGCGTCGGTGAGACCGCGCCATCGACGACAGTGAAGTTCAACGAGAGATGGTGACCGTCGAAGCGATATCCCCAAGGATCTTCGCCGGAAGGATCGCCGTACAACGAGAGGTAGTAGAGATCGGTGCCGCGGATCCCGGCCAGGCTCGCGAACAGGGCCATATACCAGACGTCCTTCTCCTCCATTCGAACGACCTCGTCTTCGAGTCCACGGATGTCGTCGGCCTTCTTGCGACCGACCGGGCCGAGGGACGCCTCCACGAGGTCACCGACCTTCGCAGACGACTCCTCCCCCATGTCGCGCAACGTGAGCCCCTCGAGCAACAACGGGGCGAGGCGCAGATCGTACCGCTCGTCGTCGTCGAACGCGTAAGTCGCTGATTCGAGATCGTCTACCGAGAGGGACTCCCGGACGGCAATCGCCGCAGCCGTCATTTTGACCGCAGCCGAAGAAGCCCGGTCGGCCGCCGACGCGCTCCCTACAAGACCCAACGCGGCGATGCCGACCGCCAAGCATGCCGTACCTGAGCGAGTCCTCACGAGGCGTCGGTCTTCTGAACGAGCTCTCCGCGACCGACGTAGAACGAAACGTAGTCTTTCAACCCTTCGACTTCCTTGAACGGGTCTTCGTACGTCCAGACCGCATTCTCATCGAGCTGATCGCCGACGCGGATCGTCCAGTATGCGGCGTGCCCCTTGAACGGGCAGAACGTCTCGTGCGTCGTCCGATCGAGGAGATCCATCCGGACGTCCTCCCGGGGGAAGTAGACCACCGGGGGATGCTTCGTCTCCTTCACCAGAAGCGTTCGGCGACTGTCGGCGATCTCTTGATCTCCGAGGCGCACTCGCACTCGCTCTTCATTCGGCTCCAGGTCGACGCGATAATCCGGATACTGCTCGTAAAGTGATTCACCTCTAGGCATGACGTTCTCCTCCTGGCTTCATCCGCCAGGGTAGGGGTCGGATCGCTCAGCCCGCAAACGGCCCGGAGGGATGCGAGGCGAGCCGCTCGAAGTCGTGGCCCGGCGCGTAGTCGGTCGTGAGAACGCGACCGGTACTATGGCGATCGTGGACGGACGGCACATGGAGGAAGGGATGGTCCGCGTACAGTTCGGCGAATGCGCGCTGAGTGCTCGCCTCACACTCGGAGTCGAGCTCTTCCAGGATCCGGTCGCGCAACTCGTCCACGATCGGACCGGTCTCCAGCGCGCGGTAGATCGCGCCGAGCATCGGATAGAGCCACGACGCGTTCTTCAGGTCGCTGCGGGTCGATGTCCGCAAAGAGCGCGCCCAACGGCGCCCCGAGCTCTCGTTCGAGTTCGGCGGCGAACATCGGTCAGGTACATGAGGGACCGCTTTTCGGGCGCGTAGGAGAAGAGTCCGGAGGCGATATTGGTCGAGCGCCGACCAATCGGGTCAGCGGGCGTACCGCCGGCGAGTGCCCCGAAGTGAGTTTGTCCGCTTCCGCCACGTCCGCGCTCCGCGGAGGCGAGCCTTTCGGGCGACGGAGCCGAATCCCAAGAACAGCCTCGCCTCGCGCGCAGCATGACGCGAACCGCGGCCGGGTTTCAACCTATGTTCCGCGCTCGAGCGATCAGACGCTGACGATCAGGCGGGAACGAAGCGGCTGATCGTATCCACGACGCAGGCGGGGCGATCACCGCCTTCGATCTCGACCGTCACGCGGACCTTCGCCTGGACCGCACCGCCTTTGACCTCTTCGGCCTCGACGAGCTGACCGCGACCGCGCACGCGCGAGCCCACGGGAACCGGCGCCGGAAAGCGCAGCCTGTCGGCACCGTAGTTCACGCCCATCGAGACGTTCCGAACCTCGAGGATCTGCGGCAGGAAGAGGTTCACCAGCGACATCGTGAGATAGCCGTGCGCGATCGTCGATCCGAACGGCCCATCCTTCGCGCGCTCCGGGTCGACGTGAATCCACTGGTGGTCACCCGTGGCGTCCGCAAAGAGATCGATGCGCTTCTGCTCGATCTCGAGCCAATCGCTCGCTCCGAGCTCGTTGCCCACCGACTCCAGCAGCTTGGCCGGAGTCTCGAAGATCGTCGCTGCCATCTCAGCCTCCACTGGTGTTCTTCGCCGCATCCAGGAACGGCGGTGGTTCCCCCCCGCCATGCAGCTGTAGACTCGCGCCACTCACGTAACTGGCCATCGGAGACGCGAGAAAGACGCAAGCATCCCCAACGTCCGTCGGGATCGCCATCCGCCCCAGCGGCACCGTCGCGCTGACCCGCGCGATGCCCTCATCGTCACCGTAGTGGAGATGCGCCTGCTCTGTGCGCACCAAGCCCGCGGCGATCGCGTTCAGACGCACCTTGGGGGCCCACTCGACCGCGAGGGACTGCGTCGCGCTCAGCAGACCCGCCTTCGCCGCTCCGTACGCCGTCGTGCCAGGCGACGGCCGTTGTCCGCTCACGCTAGCGATGTTCACGATCGAACCGCCATCGTCCTGGTTTTGCATCACGGCGTTGGCGCGCTGGGCGAAGTTAATCGGGGCCAACAGGTTAAGAGCGATGATTTTCTCGGTGAACCTCGGAGAAACCGTCGCGGCATCCACGAACGGTGCGCCGCCCGCATTGTTCACCAGCGTGTCGAGGCGACCGAAACGATCCGTGGTCGCGGTCACCACGGCGTCGATCTGTTCGACGTCGCGCACATCCGCCTCTAAGAAGACCGCGGTGCGACCGCCCGCCGCAGGCAGATCGTCCGGGGCACTCCGACCGCAGATCACGACCTCGGCCCCCGCCTCGAGGAATCGGTCGGTGATCCCTCGTCCTACGCCCTTGCCGCCGCCGGTGACGAGAACCACGCGGCCGGTCAGATCGATCGTCAGTGACACAGGATCTTCTCCTCAGAGGCCGATGTTGCGTGCGATGCGTTCGCGATGAAACGGCGCGTCGCCCAGAAGCGTCTCACTCGATTTGGCCCGCTTGAAGTAGAGGTGCACGTCGTACTCCCACGTGAAACCGACGCCACCGTGAATCTGAATGCTGTCCGCTGCGCAGCGGAAGTAGGCGTCCGAGCAGTAGGCCTTGGCGAGCGAGGCGAGCGTCGGCACTTCCGGATCGCCCTCGGCCTGCGCCGCAGCGGCGTAGTAGACTGCCGAACGCGCCGACTCGATGAGCACCAGCATGTCCGCGCACTTGTGCTTGACCGCCTGGAACGAGCCGATCGGGCGACCGAACTGAGCCCGCTCCTTCGCGTACGCCACCGTTAGGTCCAGACAGCGCTGCGCGCCGCCCAGCTGCTCCGCCGCAAGAGCGACGAGCGCCCCGTCGATCGCGGAGGACAGGATCGGCCAACCTGCACCCTCTGCTCCGAGGAGACTCGATGCCGGAAGGCGTACATCCCGAAGTGTGATCTCCGCCTGATGCCGGGTCTGGTCGACCGTCGGCAGGGCACGGACCTCGACGCCTTGCGTGTCGGCAGGCACGAGGAAAAGGCTCACGCCGTCTTCGCCGGTGGTGCCGTCGCGGCGTGCGGCAACGACCAACAGGCCCGCACTCGCGCCGTCGGGAACGAACGTCTTGAGCCCGGTCAGAATGAAGTCGCTACCGTCGCCCCGCACGGTCGCTTCGATGCCCGCCGCATCCCACCGTCCGCCGGCCTCGGTGTACGCGACCGTCGCGATCGTTTCGCCCGACGCGATACCGGGAAGGATCTCTTCCTTCTGCGCCTCGCTGCCGCCACCGAGAATCGCGCCACCGGCGAGGCAGATGCTCGAGAAGAACGGCGAGCACAGCAGCGCCGCGCCCATCTCCTCCATCAGAGCGACGAGCTCGATCGGCCCCAATCCGAGACCGCCGTACTCCTCCGGGATCACGACGGCAGACCAGCCGAGTTCCGCGCCAATGCGCCGCCAGAGATCCGGGTCGTAGCCCGACTCGGACTCCATCGCCTGCCGGATCTTCTCAGAGGAGGAGTTCTCTGCGAGGAAGCTCCGCGCAGAGTCGCGCAGGGCCTCCTGCTCCTCGTTGAAGGATAGATTCATGCGTCGGGCCGAATCAGGTCCCGTAGACCTTCTGCGGTTCCGGGGCTTCGTCCAGCAACTTGCGCACGACGGGGCCGATCTCGGCGGGATCCCACCGGGCGCCTTTGTCGACACCGGGGCCGGTACGCCATCCGTCGGAGACGTTGATCTGACCGCCCTGCACCTCGAAGACACGGCCGGTGACTTCAGCGGACTCGGTGCTGCCGAGCCAAGCGACGAGAGGAGAAACGTTCTCGGGCGCCATCGAGTCGAAGCCGCTGTCAGGCTTGGCCATCATGTCCGAGAAGGCTTCCTCGGTCATCCGCGTGCGAGCCGACGGTGCGATAGCGTTCGAGGTGATGCCGTACCGACGAAGCTCCGCCGCCTGCACCAACGTGAGCGAAGCAATGCCGCCCTTGGCGGCCGAATACGTCGCCTGCGCGATGCTCCCCTGCAGACCGGCGCCGGAGCTCGTGTTGATGATCCGCGCGTCGACCTTCTCGCCGGCCTTCACCTGATCGCGCCAGTACTTGCAGGCGTGACGGGTCGTGCAGAAGTGGCCCTTCAAGTGGACCCGAATGACAGCGTCCCACTCGTCCTCGGCCGCGTTCACGAACATACGGTCCCGCAGGAAGCCGGCGTTGTTCACCACGACGTCGAGACGCCCGAACGCGTCGATCGCAGTCTGGACCAGGCGCGCACCGCCTTCCCAGTCGCCAACATCATCGCCGTTGATCGCGGCCTGGCCGCCGAGCTTCCGGATTTCCTCCGCAACCTCGTGCGCCGGTCCTTCCGAACCACCCGTGCCGTCGATCTCGGCGCCCAGGTCGTTCACGATCACGTTCGCACCCTGGCGAGCGAACTCCAGCGCGTGCGCGCGCCCGAGGCCACGGCCCGCGCCCGTTACGATGACGACTCTTCCGTCGCAGATCCCACCCATGTTCGTTGCTCCGTGATTCCGCTGGGCTCAGTCGAGCCGCTCGATGATGGTGACGTTCGCCTGCCCGCCGCCCTCGCACATCGTCTGGAGGCCGTATCGGCCACCCGTGCGCTCGAGCTCGTGCAGCAGCGTCGTCATGAGCTTGGCGCCCGTCGCGCCGAGCGGGTGTCCGAGAGCGATGGCACCACCGTTCACGTTCACCTTGTCCAAGTCGGCACCGGTCTCCTTCTGCCATGCGAGGACGACCGACGCGAAGGCCTCATTGATCTCGACGAGGTCCATGTCCTCGATCTTCATGCCCGTCTTCCCCAGAGCATAGGCCGTCGCCGGGATGGGCGCGGTCAACATCCACACGGGATCCGCGCCGCGGACGCTCAAGTGGTGGATTCGCGCGCGGGGCTTCAGGCCGTACTTCTTCACCGCCGCCTCAGAGGCGACGAGGATCGCTGCCGATGCGTCGGAGATCTGGCTGGCGACCGCTGCCGTGATGCGTCCGCCCTCTTGCAGGGTCGGGAGCGTCGCCATCTTGTCCAGATTCGTCTCGCGCGGCGTCTCGTCGACGAGAAGGTCTCCGATCGGAACGATCTCCTTCTCGAAGCGGCCGCCCTTGATCGCGCCCCAGGCGCGCTCGTTGGACTGCAGCGCGAACTCTTCCATGTCCCGACGGGAGATGTCCCATTTCTCGGCGATCATCTCCGCCGATCGGAACTGCGAGACCTCTTGCGTGCCGTAGCGCTCGACCCAGCCCTTGGACGACGAGAACGGATCCGTGAAGCCCAGGGGCTCCGCGCACGTCATCGCCGACGAGATCGGGATCATGTTCATGCTCTGAACGCCGCCCGCGACGACCACGTCGCTCGTGCCGCTCATCACCGCCTGCGCCGCGAAGTGCACGGCCTGCTGCGACGACCCGCACTGCCGGTCGATCGTGGTACCCGGCACTTCGTCCGGGAGCCCGGCCGCGAGCCAGCAGGTGCGCGCGATGTCACCGGCCTGCGGGCCGATCGTGTCGACGCAGCCGAAGACGACATCTTCGACGATGTGCGGGTCGATGCCCGTGCGCTCGACGAGCGCCTTCAGCGAGTGGGCGCCGAGATCCGCCGGGTGCATGCCGGCGAGCTTGCCCTTCTTGCGGCCGGTCGGGCTCCGCAGGGCATCGATGATGTACGCTTCAGGCATCGGAAGAGCTCCTTACTTGGAAACGATGACGGACGACCCGTGTCCGAACAGGCCCTGGTTGGCGGTGATTCCGGCTTTCGCGTTCTCGACCTGACGGCCCTCGGCCTGACCTCGAATCTGCCAGGTGAGTTCACAGACCTGAGCGATCGCCTGCGCCGGAACGGCTTCACCGAAGCAGCCCAGCCCACCGCTCGGATTGACCGGCACACGGCCGCCGATCGTGGTCTCGCCATCGTTCAACAGCTTCTCGGCTTCGCCGGGCTTGCAGAGACCGATGTTCTCGTACCAATCGAGTTCGAGAGCGGTCGAGAGATCGTAGACCTCGGCCATGCTCATGTCCTCAGGCCCCATGCTGGCCTGTTCGTACGCGTTGGTCGCGATCGAATCCCGGAAAGGCGTCTCGGGAACGCCGACGGTGTGCGCCGAATCGGTCGCGAAGTTCGGCATCTCGATCACGTCGTTCGGGTACTGCGGCGTAACGGTGGAGATGGCCTTGATCTTCACCGGGTCCGTCGTGTGCTTGCGGGCGTACTCCATGCTGCAGATCACGACCGCCGCCCCGCCATCGCTCGTCGCGCAGATGTCGAGAAGACGAAGGGGGTCGGAGACGAGCGCGGAGTTCTGGATCGCCTCCTCGGTGACTTCCTTCCGGTAGCGCGCGTTCTTGTTGTGCAGACCATGGCGCGAATTCTTCACCTTCACTTTGGCGAAGTCGCTCTGGGTCGCACCGTAGAGATCCATGCGGCGACGAGCGTAGAGGCCGAAGTAGATCGGGTTCGTCGCACCGAGCAGGTGGAACCGGAGCCAGTCCGGGTCGTCCTTCCGGTCACCGCCGGTTGGGCCGAAGAAGCCCTTCGGCGCGGCATCGGCGCCGACGACGAGAGCGACGTCGCACATTCCGGCGAGGATGTGTGCGCGGGCCGTCGCGAGAGCCTGCGTGCCACTCGCGCACGCACCGTAGGAGCTCACGACGGGAACACCTGTCCAGCCGAGGGCCTGCGCAAACGAAGCGCCGGACACGAAGCCCGGGTAACCGTTCCGCACCGTCTCACCGCCGGCGATGAGTTGGATGTCCTTCCACGCGAGACCTGCGTCGTCGAGGGCATCGTTGGCGGCCTGAACGCCGTACTCCACGAAGTTGCGGCCCCACTTCCCGAACGGGTGCATGGCCGCTCCCAGAATGGCGACTTCCTTGGCCATGATCAGTTCCCCTCCGTCACGGGTTTCCACTTCCAGATGATGTACTCGTTGTCGTCGTCCTCGTAGAGCTGGTCGAGGACGAGCTGCATCTCCATCCCAACCTTCAGGTCGGCGATTTCGACATCGGCGACGACCTGACCCAGAACGACCATCTTCTCCTGGTCGAGTTCGACCGCGGCGATGATGTACGGCACGAACGGGTCCGCAGCGACGTAGGGCTTCGGCGGCGGGTAGCAGTTGTTCGTGTAGGACCAGAGCTTGCCACGCTGGCTGAGCGGGACCTCCGTGAACTCGGAGCCCCTACAGCCGGGGTTCCGACAGAAGAATGTCTCCTTCGGGAAGAAGTAGCTCTTGCAGTCGTTGCACTGGCTGCCCAACAGGGCGGCTTCGCCGTCGGCGATGAACCAGCCGTCGACGGCCGGAACCCGGTTCTTCTGGTTGCTCATATCGTGTTGGACCCTTGTGAGACTTCGCGGTCAAACCCGCGCGCTGAATCCGAAAGAAGGGGCCGGCGCGTCGGAATCGAGTACGGCGTCGGCGATGCGCCGGCGGTGCCAGCGCCGACTGCCCCAGGCGGCTTCGAGCGCCCAGGCGCGTTTCATCCAGAGGTGGAGATCCACTTCCCAGGTGTAACCGATCGCACCGTGTACCTGCAGAGTGGTCTTGGCGGCGAGATTCGATGCTTCCGACGCCGCCGCGATGGCCTGCGAGACGTCGATGGAGCGCGCCGGATCCGAGTGCGCCACGGAGTGCGACGCGCGGTAGATCAGAGGCCGCGCGAACTCCGTCTTGACCTGCACCGTCGCGAGCATGTGCTTGATGGCCTGGAACGAGCCGATCGGCTTTCCGAACTGCTCGCGCTGCTTCGCGTACTCGACCGCGATCTCGACCATCCGGTGCGCCATCCCGACGAGTTGGGCTGCGACGGCCAGTGCGCCACGATCGATCGCTGCGGCCAACACCGTGGCGGCAAGTTCGCCCTCTGCGATCTGTGTCTTCGAAGACGGCGTGAAGTCCACCGTAAACAAGCGGCGCGAAGCGTCGGAACAGACCTGCGCCGTGAGCTGCACCTCTGCGCGCGGCAACGCGTGCAGCGCGCCATCACGCTCGAGAAGGAGGAGGTCGGCAACGTGGGCATCCGCCACCACCGGACTCAGCCGATGGCCGACCGTGAGGATGGCCTCACCGGCCGCGACCTTGGGAAGCCACTCCTCGGCACAGGGTCCGCCGACTTCCGCAAGAAGCGGCACCCCGACGGCTGCGGTCTCCACGATAGGCTCCGGGAGTGCGACCCGTCCGGTCTCCTCGAGGAGCAGGACGAGGTCCATCTCGTTCATTCCGAGGCCGCCGTGACCCTCGGGGACGAGCATGCCCAGGATTCCCAACCCCGCCAGCT of the Candidatus Binatia bacterium genome contains:
- a CDS encoding SDR family oxidoreductase; amino-acid sequence: MGGICDGRVVIVTGAGRGLGRAHALEFARQGANVIVNDLGAEIDGTGGSEGPAHEVAEEIRKLGGQAAINGDDVGDWEGGARLVQTAIDAFGRLDVVVNNAGFLRDRMFVNAAEDEWDAVIRVHLKGHFCTTRHACKYWRDQVKAGEKVDARIINTSSGAGLQGSIAQATYSAAKGGIASLTLVQAAELRRYGITSNAIAPSARTRMTEEAFSDMMAKPDSGFDSMAPENVSPLVAWLGSTESAEVTGRVFEVQGGQINVSDGWRTGPGVDKGARWDPAEIGPVVRKLLDEAPEPQKVYGT
- a CDS encoding lipid-transfer protein, with the protein product MIMAKEVAILGAAMHPFGKWGRNFVEYGVQAANDALDDAGLAWKDIQLIAGGETVRNGYPGFVSGASFAQALGWTGVPVVSSYGACASGTQALATARAHILAGMCDVALVVGADAAPKGFFGPTGGDRKDDPDWLRFHLLGATNPIYFGLYARRRMDLYGATQSDFAKVKVKNSRHGLHNKNARYRKEVTEEAIQNSALVSDPLRLLDICATSDGGAAVVICSMEYARKHTTDPVKIKAISTVTPQYPNDVIEMPNFATDSAHTVGVPETPFRDSIATNAYEQASMGPEDMSMAEVYDLSTALELDWYENIGLCKPGEAEKLLNDGETTIGGRVPVNPSGGLGCFGEAVPAQAIAQVCELTWQIRGQAEGRQVENAKAGITANQGLFGHGSSVIVSK
- a CDS encoding MaoC family dehydratase, with the protein product MAATIFETPAKLLESVGNELGASDWLEIEQKRIDLFADATGDHQWIHVDPERAKDGPFGSTIAHGYLTMSLVNLFLPQILEVRNVSMGVNYGADRLRFPAPVPVGSRVRGRGQLVEAEEVKGGAVQAKVRVTVEIEGGDRPACVVDTISRFVPA
- a CDS encoding DUF3500 domain-containing protein; translated protein: MTAAAIAVRESLSVDDLESATYAFDDDERYDLRLAPLLLEGLTLRDMGEESSAKVGDLVEASLGPVGRKKADDIRGLEDEVVRMEEKDVWYMALFASLAGIRGTDLYYLSLYGDPSGEDPWGYRFDGHHLSLNFTVVDGAVSPTPLFFGGQPREVPPGGIGPAGLRVLAKEEDTARALYLSLDAQQRERATLPLELDRDLFVGGGERVDPNLPPVGIPGDALTPDQKRLLNALLEAYFENVSTRIASSERARIDAAGRESLHFAWAGSTTPGEEIYYRLQGPTLLIEFDNTVDDARHIHVLWRDPTGDFGADLLRQHHEAAHTIEPAKE
- a CDS encoding OB-fold domain-containing protein, giving the protein MSNQKNRVPAVDGWFIADGEAALLGSQCNDCKSYFFPKETFFCRNPGCRGSEFTEVPLSQRGKLWSYTNNCYPPPKPYVAADPFVPYIIAAVELDQEKMVVLGQVVADVEIADLKVGMEMQLVLDQLYEDDDNEYIIWKWKPVTEGN
- a CDS encoding SDR family oxidoreductase; its protein translation is MSLTIDLTGRVVLVTGGGKGVGRGITDRFLEAGAEVVICGRSAPDDLPAAGGRTAVFLEADVRDVEQIDAVVTATTDRFGRLDTLVNNAGGAPFVDAATVSPRFTEKIIALNLLAPINFAQRANAVMQNQDDGGSIVNIASVSGQRPSPGTTAYGAAKAGLLSATQSLAVEWAPKVRLNAIAAGLVRTEQAHLHYGDDEGIARVSATVPLGRMAIPTDVGDACVFLASPMASYVSGASLQLHGGGEPPPFLDAAKNTSGG
- a CDS encoding acyl-CoA/acyl-ACP dehydrogenase; amino-acid sequence: MQFDFSEDQRMFRDNLRGFLGKECTPELVRSLWETETGRSKDLWAKLAGLGILGMLVPEGHGGLGMNEMDLVLLLEETGRVALPEPIVETAAVGVPLLAEVGGPCAEEWLPKVAAGEAILTVGHRLSPVVADAHVADLLLLERDGALHALPRAEVQLTAQVCSDASRRLFTVDFTPSSKTQIAEGELAATVLAAAIDRGALAVAAQLVGMAHRMVEIAVEYAKQREQFGKPIGSFQAIKHMLATVQVKTEFARPLIYRASHSVAHSDPARSIDVSQAIAAASEASNLAAKTTLQVHGAIGYTWEVDLHLWMKRAWALEAAWGSRRWHRRRIADAVLDSDAPAPSFGFSARV
- a CDS encoding AarF/UbiB family protein encodes the protein MRTSTRSDLKNASWLYPMLGAIYRALETGPIVDELRDRILEELDSECEASTQRAFAELYADHPFLHVPSVHDRHSTGRVLTTDYAPGHDFERLASHPSGPFAG
- a CDS encoding DUF427 domain-containing protein, giving the protein MPRGESLYEQYPDYRVDLEPNEERVRVRLGDQEIADSRRTLLVKETKHPPVVYFPREDVRMDLLDRTTHETFCPFKGHAAYWTIRVGDQLDENAVWTYEDPFKEVEGLKDYVSFYVGRGELVQKTDAS
- a CDS encoding acetyl-CoA C-acetyltransferase; the encoded protein is MPEAYIIDALRSPTGRKKGKLAGMHPADLGAHSLKALVERTGIDPHIVEDVVFGCVDTIGPQAGDIARTCWLAAGLPDEVPGTTIDRQCGSSQQAVHFAAQAVMSGTSDVVVAGGVQSMNMIPISSAMTCAEPLGFTDPFSSSKGWVERYGTQEVSQFRSAEMIAEKWDISRRDMEEFALQSNERAWGAIKGGRFEKEIVPIGDLLVDETPRETNLDKMATLPTLQEGGRITAAVASQISDASAAILVASEAAVKKYGLKPRARIHHLSVRGADPVWMLTAPIPATAYALGKTGMKIEDMDLVEINEAFASVVLAWQKETGADLDKVNVNGGAIALGHPLGATGAKLMTTLLHELERTGGRYGLQTMCEGGGQANVTIIERLD
- a CDS encoding acyl-CoA/acyl-ACP dehydrogenase encodes the protein MNLSFNEEQEALRDSARSFLAENSSSEKIRQAMESESGYDPDLWRRIGAELGWSAVVIPEEYGGLGLGPIELVALMEEMGAALLCSPFFSSICLAGGAILGGGSEAQKEEILPGIASGETIATVAYTEAGGRWDAAGIEATVRGDGSDFILTGLKTFVPDGASAGLLVVAARRDGTTGEDGVSLFLVPADTQGVEVRALPTVDQTRHQAEITLRDVRLPASSLLGAEGAGWPILSSAIDGALVALAAEQLGGAQRCLDLTVAYAKERAQFGRPIGSFQAVKHKCADMLVLIESARSAVYYAAAAQAEGDPEVPTLASLAKAYCSDAYFRCAADSIQIHGGVGFTWEYDVHLYFKRAKSSETLLGDAPFHRERIARNIGL